In the Gopherus flavomarginatus isolate rGopFla2 chromosome 6, rGopFla2.mat.asm, whole genome shotgun sequence genome, one interval contains:
- the CHRM1 gene encoding muscarinic acetylcholine receptor M1, translating into MSTQYAILGEVRPHPSTMNLSNVPPALNGSQGGPGTTLYGGHSLWQVVLIVLMTGILSLVTVVGNLLVMVSFKVNSELKTVNNYFLLSLACADLIIGAVSMNLYTTYIIMGHWALGNMACDLWLALDYVASNASVMNLLIISFDRYFSVTRPLTYRAKRTPKRAAIMIGLAWAISFILWAPAILFWQYFVGERTVPSGNCHLQFLSQPIITFGTAIAAFYLPVTIMIILYWRIYRETENRARELACLQGSESKSIVRPIPNNGPRGGGIGSNSSSEQFQPIKVSSAVATAHTQACCFPSWKKTRLYVEPSSNRNWINTEEEEEEEDGSPDSLTSSEGEEQPFEVQSVCSVVIRLPMIGSVAQPPLPTQKSTRDREKVAGGPWAEGNGLCRILAQSPAATESPNMTKKPSNKKISPMKEEMLTAKSHLRKRSKQLSQRKTLSLIKEKKAARTLSAILLAFILTWTPYNIMVLVSTFCQDCVPNSLWKLGYWLCYVNSTVNPMCYALCNKSFRNTFKMLLLCRWDKRKWGKIPKHVVAFHRAPAH; encoded by the coding sequence ATGTCAACCCAGTACGCTATTCTGGGAGAGGTGagaccccaccccagcaccatgAACCTTTCTAATGTCCCACCAGCCCTCAATGGCTCCCAGGGAGGCCCCGGGACTACCCTGTATGGGGGCCATTCTTTGTGGCAGGTAGTGTTGATTGTGCTGATGACTGGGATCCTTTCACTGgtcacagtggtgggcaacctgcttGTGATGGTCTCCTTCAAAGTCAACAGTGAATTGAAGACAGTCAACAACTACTTCCTACTCAGCCTGGCCTGCGCTGACCTCATCATTGGGGCAGTGTCTATGAACCTCTACACCACCTACATCATCATGGGCCACTGGGCCCTCGGCAACATGGCCTGCGACCTCTGGCTGGCCCTTGACTATGTAGCCAGCAATGCTTCAGTCATGAACCTCCTGATCATCAGCTTTGACCGCTACTTCTCCGTCACACGGCCCTTGACCTACCGGGCCAAGAGAACTCCCAAGAGGGCGGCCATCATGATCGGCCTAGCTTGGGCCATCTCCTTCATCCTTTGGGCACCCGCCATCTTGTTCTGGCAGTACTTTGTTGGGGAGCGGACAGTGCCCTCAGGAAACTGCCATCTCCAGTTCCTCTCTCAACCTATCATTACTTTTGGCACGGCCATTGCAGCCTTCTACCTGCCAGTCACCATCATGATTATTCTCTACTGGAGGATCTACCGGGAGACTGAGAACAGGGCCAGAGAACTGGCTTGCCTGCAAGGCTCAGAGAGCAAAAGCATTGTCAGGCCAATCCCCAACAATGGGCCTAGAGGAGGTGGCATaggcagcaacagcagctccGAGCAGTTCCAACCCATCAAGGTTTCTTCTGCTGTGGCAACAGCCCACACACAAGCCTGCTGCTTCCCCAGTTGGAAGAAGACCAGACTATATGTGGAGCCAAGCAGCAATAGGAACTGGATcaatacagaggaggaggaggaagaggaggacggcTCCCCTGATTCTTTGACATCATCTGAGGGAGAGGAGCAGCCCTTTGAGGTTCAGAGTGTCTGCTCGGTAGTGATCCGGCTGCCTATGATTGGCAGTGTAGCGCAGCCACCTCTGCCAACACAGAAGTCAACCCGGGATAGGGAGAAGGTGGCTGGAGGGCCATGGGCAGAGGGGAATGGCTTGTGCAGGATCctagcccagtctcctgctgCCACCGAGTCCCCCAACATGACCAAGAAGCCGTCAAACAAAAAGATATCACCAATGAAGGAGGAGATGTTGACTGCCAAAAGCCATCTGCGGAAGAGGAGCAAACAGCTCTCCCAGCGGAAGACCCTCTCCCTGATCAAGGAGAAGAAAGCAGCCCGAACACTGAGTGCCATCCTGCTGGCCTTCATCCTCACCTGGACACCCTATAACATCATGGTGCTGGTGTCCACCTTCTGCCAGGACTGCGTTCCTAACAGCCTCTGGAAGCTGGGCTACTGGCTTTGCTATGTCAACAGTACTGTCAATCCCATGTGCTATGCCCTGTGCAATAAGTCTTTTCGCAATACGTTTAAGATGCTGCTGCTGTGCCGCTGGGACAAGAGGAAGTGGGGGAAGATACCCAAGCACGTGGTGGCCTTCCACAGGGCTCCAGCACACTGA